In one Sandaracinaceae bacterium genomic region, the following are encoded:
- a CDS encoding 2-oxo acid dehydrogenase subunit E2, with translation MPKMSTRRKLAIATWSAPNEGNIYGKLSVDATRALAYLDKVREETGEKVTITHFVGKVVAAALREAPGLNGYLRFGAFHPHDTVDLAFLVALEEGSDLGKVKVERADEKRLEDLAREFGAAAAKLRAGKDQQFKKSNNLARLLPTWVIRPLLRFIGWLTGSIGLSLPSAGLEAFPFGACIITSVGMLGLDEGFVPPTPFARVPVYVLLGAIRDQPVVEDGQIVVRPMLTITATIDHRFMDGFQGGVLARKVREIFADPTLLYPAG, from the coding sequence ATGCCCAAGATGAGCACGCGCCGCAAGCTCGCGATCGCCACGTGGTCGGCCCCCAACGAGGGCAACATCTACGGCAAGCTGTCGGTGGACGCGACGCGCGCGCTCGCCTACCTCGACAAGGTGCGTGAGGAGACCGGTGAGAAGGTCACCATCACGCACTTCGTCGGCAAGGTCGTGGCGGCAGCGCTGCGCGAGGCCCCAGGGCTCAACGGCTACCTGCGCTTCGGGGCGTTCCATCCGCACGACACGGTCGACCTCGCGTTTCTGGTTGCGCTCGAGGAGGGCAGCGACCTCGGCAAGGTCAAGGTGGAGCGAGCGGACGAGAAGCGCCTCGAGGACTTGGCGCGAGAGTTCGGGGCCGCGGCGGCAAAGCTGCGGGCCGGCAAAGACCAGCAGTTCAAGAAGAGCAACAACCTCGCGCGCCTGCTGCCCACGTGGGTCATCCGCCCCTTGCTGCGCTTCATCGGGTGGCTCACGGGCTCCATCGGGCTGTCGCTGCCCAGCGCGGGGCTCGAGGCCTTCCCATTCGGGGCGTGCATTATCACGAGCGTCGGCATGCTCGGCCTCGACGAGGGTTTCGTGCCGCCTACGCCCTTCGCGCGCGTCCCTGTGTACGTACTGCTCGGGGCCATCCGCGATCAGCCGGTCGTCGAGGACGGACAGATCGTCGTGCGTCCCATGCTCACCATCACCGCCACCATCGACCATCGCTTCATGGACGGCTTCCAGGGCGGGGTGCTGGCGCGCAAGGTGCGTGAGATCTTCGCAGACCCGACGTTGCTCTACCCGGCGGGCTGA
- a CDS encoding DNA replication/repair protein RecF, whose protein sequence is MSSPPESRDDDGLSGCAHAALRVERLFLRGFRNLARLDFEPGPRFNVVHGDNGAGKSNLLEAIHYMGALRSFRGAKTEDIVRLDEPNAVLRARVGGELAPRTYTVGLERGKARKLQLDDKRPRSLAAWHGTFPMVLFHPGDVELAGGSPELRRAFLDRMLEQLDPAYGSALATYTKALRSRNRLLKQDPIDPRSVRSYDAILADAGAVIGRARASLVTSLAPRVAQAFHDVAGVELPLDVSYRPRVAPERETLLRTLEQAFEKDCARGFTADGPHADDLALTVRAIAAKHHASQGQQRAIVLALKVAELDELSARTGKVPVLLLDDVSSELDRGRNRRLFELLSRLGGQVFLSTTHPEFILLEEHRRDFHVARGVVTPSGG, encoded by the coding sequence GTGAGCTCGCCTCCCGAGAGCCGCGACGACGACGGGCTGTCTGGATGCGCCCACGCGGCCCTGCGCGTGGAGCGCTTGTTCTTGCGCGGTTTTCGCAACCTCGCGCGCCTCGACTTCGAGCCTGGCCCGCGCTTCAACGTGGTGCATGGGGACAACGGCGCAGGCAAGAGCAACCTGCTCGAGGCCATTCACTACATGGGTGCGCTGAGGAGCTTCCGCGGTGCCAAGACCGAAGACATCGTGCGCTTGGACGAGCCCAACGCCGTGCTGCGCGCGCGGGTGGGCGGCGAGCTCGCGCCGCGCACGTACACGGTGGGGCTGGAGCGCGGCAAGGCGCGCAAGCTGCAGCTGGACGACAAGCGCCCGCGCTCGCTCGCGGCCTGGCACGGCACGTTCCCGATGGTGCTGTTCCATCCCGGCGACGTGGAGCTGGCGGGTGGCTCGCCCGAGCTGCGGCGCGCCTTCCTCGACCGCATGCTCGAGCAGCTGGATCCCGCCTACGGCAGCGCGCTCGCGACCTACACCAAGGCGCTGCGCAGCCGGAACAGGCTGCTGAAGCAAGACCCCATCGACCCGCGTTCGGTGCGCAGCTACGACGCCATCTTGGCGGATGCCGGGGCGGTGATTGGCCGGGCGCGGGCCTCGTTGGTGACCAGCCTGGCGCCCCGTGTGGCGCAGGCCTTCCACGACGTGGCAGGGGTGGAGCTGCCCCTCGACGTGAGCTATCGACCGCGCGTCGCGCCCGAGCGGGAGACGCTGCTGCGCACACTGGAGCAGGCGTTCGAGAAGGACTGCGCGCGGGGCTTCACCGCCGATGGTCCGCACGCCGACGACTTGGCGCTGACGGTGCGCGCGATCGCCGCGAAGCACCACGCATCCCAGGGGCAGCAGCGTGCCATCGTCTTGGCGCTCAAGGTGGCGGAGCTGGACGAGCTCAGCGCGCGCACCGGCAAGGTCCCGGTGCTGCTGCTGGACGACGTGAGCAGCGAGCTCGACCGCGGGCGCAACCGGCGCTTGTTCGAGCTGCTGTCGCGCCTCGGCGGGCAAGTGTTCCTGTCCACCACGCACCCCGAGTTCATTCTGCTGGAGGAACACCGGCGGGACTTCCACGTGGCGCGCGGGGTGGTCACGCCGAGCGGGGGGTGA
- a CDS encoding type 2 isopentenyl-diphosphate Delta-isomerase has product MTDEIRQRKADHLDLCATDQVAFRGRTTLLEQVRFVHQSLPELALDDLDLSVELLGKGLRAPLVISAMTGGHERAEEINRTLAGIAERRGYGFGLGSQRAMLLRPEATSTYRVRDVAPGVLLLGNIGAVQARDMSTADVARMVEDVGADALCVHLNPAMELIQPEGDRDFRGCLAAIERLVRDLAVPVVAKETGNGLSRRALTQLRDVGVQHVDTSGAGGTSWVGVETLRAEGGQRELGEALWDWGVPTAASVHYAQELGLVSIATGGVASGHDVARAIALGAQAGGIARPVFMALSSGGEAAAEAFLDGVERELRAIMLLTGSRCVADLRRAERRVGAALREWTE; this is encoded by the coding sequence ATGACCGACGAGATCCGACAACGAAAAGCCGACCATCTGGACCTTTGCGCGACGGATCAAGTCGCTTTTCGCGGTCGGACCACGCTGCTGGAGCAGGTGCGCTTCGTGCACCAGAGCCTGCCCGAGCTGGCGCTGGACGATTTGGACCTCAGCGTCGAGCTATTGGGCAAGGGGCTGCGCGCGCCGTTGGTGATCTCGGCCATGACGGGCGGGCACGAGCGGGCCGAAGAGATCAACCGCACGCTCGCCGGCATCGCCGAGCGGCGCGGGTATGGCTTCGGGCTGGGGAGCCAGCGCGCGATGTTGCTGCGGCCCGAGGCGACCTCTACCTACCGCGTGCGCGACGTTGCGCCGGGCGTGCTCTTGCTGGGCAACATCGGCGCGGTCCAGGCACGCGACATGAGCACGGCGGACGTGGCGCGCATGGTCGAGGACGTGGGCGCCGACGCGCTGTGCGTGCACCTGAACCCGGCCATGGAGCTGATCCAGCCGGAGGGCGACCGCGACTTCCGCGGCTGCCTCGCCGCCATCGAGCGGCTCGTGCGCGACCTCGCCGTGCCCGTGGTGGCGAAGGAGACCGGCAACGGGCTCAGCCGGCGCGCGCTGACGCAGCTGCGTGACGTGGGCGTGCAGCACGTGGACACGAGCGGCGCGGGCGGCACGTCGTGGGTGGGCGTGGAGACGCTGCGCGCCGAGGGCGGCCAGCGCGAGCTGGGCGAGGCCCTGTGGGACTGGGGCGTGCCGACGGCCGCTTCGGTGCACTACGCGCAGGAGCTGGGCCTGGTGAGCATCGCGACGGGCGGCGTGGCCAGCGGGCACGACGTCGCGCGCGCCATCGCGCTGGGCGCGCAGGCCGGTGGCATCGCGCGGCCGGTGTTCATGGCGCTCTCGAGCGGCGGTGAGGCCGCGGCCGAGGCCTTCCTGGACGGCGTGGAGCGCGAGCTGCGCGCCATCATGCTGCTGACGGGGAGTCGTTGCGTCGCGGACCTGCGTCGCGCCGAGCGGCGCGTGGGGGCCGCGCTACGCGAGTGGACGGAGTGA
- a CDS encoding polyprenyl synthetase family protein, which produces MTQHSNPSWSTFVRERVDAHLAAFFDKKRAQAQLLSPRGVEMVDATAALTLRGGKRLRPLVLAAAYSAVSPDGDLADCVAAGASLELLQSYLLIHDDWMDRDEERRGGPAVHTMFREPGREQHIADCLGVLTGDLAGTYAWELMAEAPFPKWRRDEGFEAFSTLQVEVYFGQHLDVVADPDVERMHHLKTGSYTVRGPAQLGGVLADANPDQVLALTGWADPLGEAFQLRDDLLGTFATASDTGKPGDDLRHGKRTGLIVEAERRLDAAGRDALAAVFGRQDADDTDVAAAMEALVACGAQAALEARCTELRDVALDALKQGGLSRVGRERLTELATKLTDRDR; this is translated from the coding sequence GTGACGCAACACAGCAACCCCAGTTGGTCGACCTTCGTCCGCGAGCGCGTCGACGCTCACTTGGCCGCGTTCTTCGACAAGAAGCGCGCGCAGGCCCAGCTCCTCTCGCCGCGCGGCGTGGAGATGGTGGACGCCACGGCTGCGCTCACGTTGCGCGGAGGCAAGCGCCTGCGCCCGCTGGTGCTGGCCGCCGCCTACAGCGCGGTGAGCCCCGACGGAGACCTCGCGGACTGCGTGGCCGCGGGCGCGTCGCTGGAGCTGCTGCAGAGCTACCTGCTCATCCACGACGACTGGATGGACCGCGACGAGGAGCGCCGCGGCGGACCCGCGGTGCACACCATGTTCCGGGAGCCCGGCCGCGAACAGCACATCGCGGACTGCCTGGGCGTCCTCACGGGAGACCTGGCGGGTACCTACGCGTGGGAGCTGATGGCGGAGGCCCCCTTCCCCAAGTGGCGCCGCGACGAGGGCTTCGAGGCGTTCTCGACGCTGCAGGTCGAGGTCTACTTCGGGCAGCACCTGGACGTGGTCGCCGACCCCGACGTGGAGCGCATGCACCACCTGAAGACGGGCAGCTACACGGTGCGCGGCCCCGCGCAGCTCGGCGGGGTCCTGGCGGACGCAAACCCAGACCAGGTGCTGGCGCTGACGGGCTGGGCCGACCCCTTGGGCGAAGCGTTCCAGCTGCGCGACGACCTGCTGGGGACATTCGCCACGGCCAGCGACACCGGCAAGCCGGGCGACGACCTGCGCCACGGCAAGCGCACAGGCCTCATCGTCGAAGCCGAGCGTCGCCTGGACGCCGCTGGCAGGGACGCGCTGGCGGCCGTGTTCGGGCGCCAGGACGCAGACGATACGGACGTGGCCGCCGCGATGGAAGCGCTCGTGGCGTGTGGCGCTCAGGCCGCTCTCGAGGCCCGCTGCACGGAGCTGCGTGACGTGGCCCTCGACGCGTTGAAACAGGGAGGGCTCTCGCGCGTGGGCCGCGAGCGCCTGACCGAGCTGGCGACGAAGCTGACGGACCGCGACCGATGA
- the mvk gene encoding mevalonate kinase, with translation MTSAPQVAPAARSSAAGTGCGKVILLGEHSVVHGRPALAAGLSRGARADATTISKGPSTARFVFADGQVDVTAVEDAEHPLGRALAALLGTYETAHPVHVQVTLELPAGAGLGASAAMGVATSAALDTLWGIARTPGERATQTLTWERVFHGNPSGVDNTMAAVGGVALFTRGAALQAVHTRRPLVLVVGHSGEASETKEMVALVAQQLEREPARIGELFDAIAALVRNARLAVEAGDVRALGQLMDMNHSLLSALMLSTPRLETLCAAARGAGALGAKVTGAGGGGCMVALAPEQDTAALILDALRACGAEGFITEVGG, from the coding sequence ATGACCAGCGCCCCCCAGGTCGCGCCAGCCGCGCGGTCCAGCGCGGCGGGGACGGGCTGCGGCAAGGTCATCCTGCTGGGCGAGCACAGCGTGGTGCATGGCCGCCCCGCGCTCGCTGCCGGTCTCTCACGCGGGGCACGAGCCGACGCGACCACGATCAGCAAAGGTCCGAGCACAGCGCGGTTCGTGTTCGCCGACGGGCAGGTGGACGTGACGGCCGTAGAGGACGCCGAGCACCCCCTGGGGCGTGCCCTCGCGGCGCTGCTGGGGACGTACGAGACGGCGCACCCCGTGCACGTGCAGGTCACCCTGGAGCTCCCCGCCGGCGCTGGCCTCGGGGCGTCGGCCGCGATGGGCGTCGCCACGAGCGCCGCCCTGGACACGCTCTGGGGCATCGCGCGTACGCCCGGAGAGCGCGCCACGCAGACGCTGACCTGGGAGAGAGTCTTCCACGGCAACCCCTCGGGCGTGGACAACACGATGGCCGCCGTGGGCGGCGTCGCGCTGTTCACGCGGGGCGCGGCGCTGCAGGCCGTCCACACGCGCCGCCCTTTGGTGCTGGTCGTGGGGCACAGCGGGGAAGCCTCGGAGACCAAGGAGATGGTGGCGCTCGTGGCCCAGCAGCTCGAGCGCGAGCCGGCGCGCATCGGCGAGCTGTTCGACGCCATCGCGGCGCTGGTGCGCAACGCCCGCCTGGCGGTCGAGGCCGGTGACGTGCGCGCGCTCGGCCAGCTGATGGACATGAACCACAGCCTGCTGAGCGCCTTGATGCTCTCCACGCCGCGGCTCGAGACGCTCTGCGCGGCGGCCCGCGGCGCGGGCGCGCTGGGGGCCAAGGTCACGGGCGCGGGCGGCGGGGGCTGCATGGTCGCGCTGGCCCCCGAGCAAGACACCGCCGCGCTCATTCTCGATGCCCTCCGCGCGTGTGGCGCCGAGGGCTTCATCACGGAGGTCGGCGGATGA
- the mvaD gene encoding diphosphomevalonate decarboxylase, whose protein sequence is MSHCKVRARANIALSKYWGKADVALNLPAVPSVSMTLDRLVTETDVRFDPRLRADRVFLDDRPASKAETRRVVEMLDQVRAAAGHLQRAEVRSVNRFPTAAGLASSASGFAALAAAATRAGGLTWDDKRVSAMARQASASAARSIYGGFVELPAGKPGQAKLAARPLHDEHHWDLRIVVAETAKGPKKVGSTVGMERSRRTSPYYEAWVAAAPKLSRKVKKGLDARDLTLLGEAMEQSTLAFHACAMASAPGILYFQPGTLAALATVRELRSRREVAVYATMDAGPHVKALCHAADAERVRRALGRTEGVIATSVNAPGPGVEVLEWD, encoded by the coding sequence ATGAGCCACTGCAAGGTCCGCGCGCGAGCGAACATCGCGCTCTCGAAATACTGGGGTAAAGCCGACGTCGCGCTGAACCTGCCCGCCGTCCCCAGCGTGAGCATGACGCTCGACCGCCTGGTCACCGAGACCGACGTGCGCTTCGACCCGCGCTTGCGCGCCGACCGCGTGTTCCTGGACGATCGCCCCGCGAGCAAGGCCGAGACCCGCCGCGTGGTCGAGATGCTCGACCAGGTGCGTGCCGCAGCGGGCCACCTGCAGCGCGCTGAGGTGCGCTCGGTGAACCGCTTCCCGACGGCCGCGGGGCTCGCCTCCAGCGCCTCGGGGTTCGCCGCGCTGGCGGCCGCCGCCACGCGCGCGGGGGGGCTCACATGGGACGACAAGCGCGTCAGCGCCATGGCGCGGCAAGCCAGCGCCTCGGCCGCACGCAGCATCTACGGCGGCTTCGTGGAGCTCCCTGCGGGCAAGCCGGGCCAGGCCAAGCTGGCGGCGCGACCGCTGCACGACGAGCATCACTGGGACCTGCGCATCGTCGTCGCGGAGACCGCGAAGGGCCCCAAGAAGGTCGGTTCGACGGTCGGGATGGAGCGCTCGCGCCGCACGTCGCCGTACTACGAGGCCTGGGTCGCGGCCGCGCCGAAGCTGTCGCGAAAGGTCAAGAAGGGGCTCGACGCGCGCGACCTGACGCTCCTGGGCGAGGCGATGGAGCAGAGCACGCTGGCCTTCCACGCCTGCGCGATGGCATCCGCACCGGGCATCCTCTACTTCCAGCCGGGCACCCTCGCAGCGCTCGCGACCGTGCGAGAGCTGCGCTCGCGGCGTGAGGTGGCCGTCTACGCCACGATGGACGCGGGTCCGCACGTGAAGGCCCTCTGCCACGCCGCAGACGCCGAGCGGGTGCGCCGTGCGCTCGGGCGCACCGAAGGGGTCATCGCCACCAGCGTGAACGCCCCTGGACCCGGCGTGGAGGTCCTCGAGTGGGACTGA
- a CDS encoding NfeD family protein translates to MLLSVYMFSLALGGVLLGASLLLGGKDGFEGASGGPDLDASADVDASADVDAGADADGGADADGGPEATKDLELGGGADFLLWSLTSVRFWTFFLAFFGLTGLIFDGFSLVSHEAITAALAVGMGSAAGFGISKAVRVLSSDQSGRVAESRDFVGKSARVLVAPQVGGVGKVRVEIGGNLVDVLATTDEGDVHNQDEVMIIEMDGTTARVAKVMSADS, encoded by the coding sequence ATGTTGCTCTCGGTCTACATGTTCTCGCTCGCGCTCGGCGGCGTCCTCTTGGGCGCGTCTCTCCTGCTGGGTGGGAAAGACGGGTTCGAGGGCGCGAGCGGCGGGCCCGACCTGGACGCGAGCGCGGATGTGGACGCCAGCGCAGATGTGGACGCAGGCGCAGATGCCGATGGCGGCGCAGATGCCGATGGCGGCCCCGAGGCCACGAAGGACCTGGAGCTGGGTGGAGGCGCTGACTTCCTGCTGTGGTCACTGACTTCGGTGCGCTTCTGGACGTTCTTCCTGGCCTTCTTCGGGCTCACTGGGCTCATCTTCGACGGCTTCTCCCTGGTCTCGCACGAGGCCATCACCGCCGCGCTCGCCGTCGGCATGGGCTCTGCCGCGGGCTTCGGCATCTCCAAGGCCGTGCGCGTGCTCAGCTCGGACCAGTCGGGCCGCGTCGCCGAGTCGCGCGACTTCGTGGGAAAGAGCGCGCGCGTGCTGGTCGCCCCGCAGGTGGGCGGCGTGGGGAAGGTCCGCGTGGAGATCGGCGGTAACCTGGTGGACGTCCTGGCCACCACCGACGAGGGCGACGTCCACAACCAGGACGAGGTCATGATCATCGAGATGGACGGCACCACGGCACGCGTCGCGAAGGTCATGTCCGCAGACAGCTGA
- a CDS encoding flotillin family protein, giving the protein MTQPYTGYTPPAYPPPPIPEEPASAGMEVLEMVIKAGMAGLFFAFLLLMFIVLLRQFLLISRPNEALVFSGKKSRGPGGEILPYAIVKQGARGIRIPILHRVDRMDMRLLPVDIRIQNAYSAGNIPLQIHAIATVKIHSDDRVIRNAVERFLGRSQGEIQQVAQQTLEGAVREVVASLTPEEVNEDRLKFAEKLIHAAEDDLHKLGLMLDTLKIQNVHDDTGYLDSLGRPRIAAVLRDAENAENEAQEKITSAQAGSHQKAEVSRAMAETMIIEKQNELRRVRAELDGGALAIEREAEMAARTARAQAERELQTLRAAVEERRLQADVVVPANINREARAILAVGEAAPTAENGRAAVEVLRLLSEAWQTMGPHAKELYVIQHLEELVGTVVGNLSDVSVGEVTVLDQGDGGGLAAYASAYPMMVGRVMEALAVSTGVNIPEILNERGAS; this is encoded by the coding sequence ATGACGCAACCGTATACGGGCTACACGCCACCGGCGTACCCACCGCCGCCCATCCCGGAGGAGCCGGCGAGCGCAGGCATGGAAGTGCTGGAGATGGTCATCAAGGCCGGCATGGCAGGGCTCTTCTTCGCCTTCTTGCTGCTCATGTTCATCGTGCTCTTGAGGCAGTTCCTGCTGATCTCGCGCCCCAACGAGGCCCTGGTGTTCAGCGGCAAGAAGTCGCGCGGGCCTGGGGGGGAGATCCTGCCGTACGCCATCGTGAAGCAAGGCGCGCGTGGCATCCGCATCCCCATCCTGCACCGGGTAGACCGCATGGACATGCGCCTCCTGCCGGTGGACATCCGCATCCAGAACGCCTACTCGGCGGGCAACATCCCGCTCCAGATCCACGCCATCGCGACGGTCAAGATCCACTCGGACGACCGTGTCATCCGCAACGCGGTCGAGCGCTTCCTGGGGCGCTCCCAAGGCGAGATCCAACAGGTCGCCCAACAGACCCTGGAGGGTGCCGTGCGTGAAGTCGTGGCCTCGCTCACGCCCGAAGAGGTCAACGAAGACCGCCTGAAGTTCGCGGAGAAGCTCATCCACGCGGCGGAGGACGACCTGCACAAGCTGGGCCTCATGCTGGACACGCTCAAGATCCAGAACGTGCACGACGACACGGGCTACCTGGACTCCCTCGGGCGCCCGCGCATCGCCGCCGTGTTGCGCGACGCCGAGAACGCCGAGAACGAGGCGCAGGAGAAGATCACCAGCGCTCAGGCCGGCTCGCACCAGAAGGCCGAGGTCTCGCGCGCCATGGCCGAGACGATGATCATCGAGAAGCAGAACGAGCTGCGCCGCGTGCGCGCCGAGCTGGACGGTGGCGCGCTGGCCATCGAGCGTGAGGCCGAGATGGCCGCCCGCACGGCGCGAGCCCAGGCCGAGCGCGAGCTGCAGACGCTGCGCGCAGCCGTGGAGGAGCGGCGCCTGCAGGCCGACGTGGTCGTGCCCGCCAACATCAACCGCGAGGCCCGCGCCATCCTGGCCGTGGGTGAGGCCGCGCCGACCGCCGAGAACGGCCGCGCCGCGGTCGAGGTGCTGCGCTTGCTGAGCGAGGCCTGGCAGACCATGGGGCCCCACGCGAAGGAGCTCTACGTCATCCAGCACCTCGAAGAGCTGGTGGGCACCGTCGTCGGCAACCTGAGCGACGTGTCCGTCGGCGAGGTCACCGTGCTCGACCAGGGCGACGGCGGTGGGCTCGCGGCCTACGCGTCGGCCTACCCGATGATGGTGGGCCGGGTCATGGAGGCCCTGGCCGTCAGCACCGGGGTCAACATCCCCGAGATCCTGAACGAGCGAGGTGCCTCATGA
- a CDS encoding flotillin family protein, which produces MVIVFVIRNLLYVCQPNEVLVFSGTTRQSSVGEVGYRIIKGGRAIRKPIIETVDRIDLTNMIIEVAVTNAYSKGGIPLSVNGVANIKIPGELPLLHNALERFLGRSRQEIMQIARETLEGNLRGVLATLTPEQVNQDKEAFASKLTEEAEHDLNRIGLVLDTLKIQNVSDEVGYLDAIGRMRSAHIRRDAAIAEAQAQAQAAEVKWTSQMRGEVSKIETAIEIARKENERRIADARTRRQAVIAEQLAAVQADVATAQAEVQMQDARIAQVQLRLQADIIQPAMAQRSEAVAAAQANAVTTIEQGKATAKVLTDLARTYSGSAGSGRDVLLMQKLLPVLQQVSGTIGQIKVDRLTVIGQDGNTSNGGSSLAGQLVAANEQVKAAVGVDLGEALRTKLGQPSTPRPSTPTPRHIPAAPPPRTPTDRPRSNTPPQNFGEVTRRTPG; this is translated from the coding sequence ATGGTCATCGTCTTCGTCATCCGGAACCTGCTCTACGTGTGTCAGCCCAACGAGGTGCTCGTCTTCTCGGGCACCACACGGCAGTCCAGCGTGGGCGAGGTGGGCTACCGCATCATCAAGGGCGGCCGCGCCATCCGGAAGCCCATCATCGAGACGGTCGACCGCATCGATCTGACCAACATGATCATCGAGGTGGCGGTCACGAACGCGTACTCGAAAGGCGGCATCCCGCTCAGCGTGAACGGTGTGGCCAACATCAAGATCCCGGGTGAGCTCCCGCTGCTGCACAACGCGCTCGAACGCTTTCTTGGGCGCAGCCGCCAGGAGATCATGCAGATCGCGCGGGAGACCCTGGAGGGCAACCTGCGCGGCGTGCTCGCGACGCTCACGCCCGAGCAGGTGAACCAAGACAAGGAGGCCTTCGCGAGCAAGCTCACGGAAGAGGCCGAGCACGACCTCAACCGCATCGGGCTCGTGCTGGACACCCTCAAAATCCAGAACGTGTCCGACGAGGTGGGCTACCTCGACGCCATCGGCCGCATGCGCAGCGCGCACATCCGCCGGGACGCCGCCATCGCCGAGGCCCAGGCTCAGGCCCAGGCCGCCGAGGTGAAGTGGACCAGCCAAATGCGCGGTGAGGTCTCCAAGATCGAGACCGCCATCGAGATCGCCCGCAAGGAGAACGAGCGCCGCATCGCGGACGCCCGTACTCGCCGCCAGGCGGTCATCGCCGAGCAGCTCGCGGCCGTGCAGGCCGACGTCGCTACGGCGCAGGCCGAGGTGCAGATGCAGGACGCGCGCATCGCGCAGGTGCAGCTGCGGCTGCAGGCGGACATCATCCAGCCCGCCATGGCCCAGCGCTCCGAGGCGGTCGCGGCGGCGCAGGCCAACGCCGTGACGACCATCGAGCAGGGCAAGGCCACCGCCAAGGTGCTCACCGACCTGGCGCGCACCTACTCCGGCAGCGCGGGCTCCGGCCGGGACGTGTTGCTCATGCAGAAGCTCCTGCCCGTGCTGCAGCAGGTCAGCGGCACCATCGGTCAGATCAAGGTCGACCGCCTGACGGTCATCGGCCAGGACGGCAACACCAGCAACGGCGGAAGCTCACTGGCGGGTCAGCTCGTGGCCGCCAACGAGCAGGTGAAGGCCGCCGTGGGTGTGGACCTGGGCGAGGCGCTGCGCACCAAGCTGGGGCAGCCGAGCACGCCGCGCCCGTCCACACCGACACCGCGGCACATCCCGGCAGCCCCGCCCCCAAGGACGCCAACGGACCGGCCGCGGTCGAACACGCCGCCGCAGAACTTCGGCGAAGTGACGCGCCGGACGCCGGGCTGA
- a CDS encoding glycosyltransferase codes for MLGVYGFHRGHLLMLYWKHRKNIRKPATPFPEEDLPLVTVQLPMFNEMYVAERLLESVTLIDYPKDKLEIQVLDDSTDETVQIASAKVEELRTRGFDAVYLHRTDRTGYKAGALAEATKVAKGEFLMVFDADFVPTPNIIRNLIHHFTDEKVGMVQARWGHINREYSTLTQCQSMMLDGHFCIEHIARNRSGRFFNFNGTAGIWRRAAIADAGGWEHDTVTEDMDLSFRAQLKGWEFVYVPEAVAPAEVPCEMNSFKTQQFRWAKGSAQTTRKLLWTVLKADIPLKVKIECVFHLTNNFAYLFLVVLAALQLPNMLMRQDMQHPELLLLDVPLFLSTCGSICVFYLVTHKELYGGWWAAVKRLPMMMAIGIGLSINNARAVLEGLFGKDITFVRTPKHGIESSKRPTWKKAAYRGNWSMHSLLEVGFGIYFVITIGLAFVTGNFVSIPFLFLFMVGFLYVGGLSLYQKR; via the coding sequence ATGCTGGGCGTCTACGGCTTCCACCGCGGTCACCTGCTGATGCTCTACTGGAAGCACCGCAAGAACATCCGCAAGCCGGCCACGCCGTTCCCCGAGGAGGACCTGCCCCTCGTGACCGTGCAGCTGCCCATGTTCAACGAGATGTACGTGGCGGAGCGCCTGCTCGAGAGCGTGACCCTGATCGACTACCCGAAGGACAAGCTGGAGATCCAGGTGCTGGACGACAGCACGGACGAGACCGTCCAGATCGCGTCCGCCAAGGTCGAGGAGCTGCGCACCCGCGGCTTCGACGCGGTCTACCTGCACCGCACCGACCGCACGGGCTACAAGGCCGGCGCGCTGGCCGAGGCCACCAAGGTGGCCAAGGGCGAGTTTCTGATGGTGTTCGACGCGGACTTCGTGCCCACCCCCAACATCATCCGCAACCTCATCCACCACTTCACGGACGAGAAGGTCGGCATGGTCCAGGCGCGCTGGGGGCACATCAACCGCGAGTACTCCACGCTCACGCAGTGCCAGTCGATGATGCTCGACGGTCACTTCTGCATCGAGCACATCGCGCGCAACCGCTCCGGCCGCTTCTTCAACTTCAACGGCACGGCAGGCATCTGGCGTCGCGCGGCCATCGCGGACGCGGGCGGCTGGGAGCACGACACCGTCACCGAGGACATGGACCTCAGCTTCCGCGCCCAGCTCAAGGGCTGGGAGTTCGTGTACGTGCCCGAGGCCGTGGCCCCCGCCGAGGTCCCCTGCGAGATGAACAGCTTCAAGACGCAGCAGTTCCGCTGGGCCAAGGGCTCGGCGCAGACCACGCGCAAGCTGCTCTGGACGGTTCTCAAGGCGGACATCCCCCTCAAGGTGAAGATCGAGTGCGTCTTCCACCTCACGAACAACTTCGCCTACCTGTTCCTGGTGGTGCTCGCCGCGCTGCAGCTCCCCAACATGTTGATGCGTCAGGACATGCAGCACCCCGAGCTGCTGCTCTTGGACGTGCCCCTCTTCCTCAGCACCTGCGGCTCCATCTGCGTGTTCTACCTGGTCACGCACAAGGAGCTCTACGGCGGCTGGTGGGCGGCCGTGAAGCGCCTGCCCATGATGATGGCCATCGGCATCGGCCTCAGCATCAACAACGCGCGCGCCGTCCTCGAGGGGTTGTTCGGCAAGGACATCACGTTCGTCCGGACGCCCAAGCACGGCATCGAGAGCAGCAAGCGCCCCACGTGGAAGAAGGCGGCCTACCGCGGCAACTGGTCGATGCACTCGCTGCTGGAGGTCGGGTTCGGGATCTACTTCGTCATCACGATCGGCCTGGCCTTCGTGACCGGGAACTTCGTGAGCATCCCGTTCCTGTTCCTCTTCATGGTGGGCTTCCTCTACGTCGGCGGCCTCAGCCTGTATCAGAAGCGCTGA